The Sulfurimonas hydrogeniphila genome includes a window with the following:
- the soxY gene encoding thiosulfate oxidation carrier protein SoxY, producing MQRRDFFKKLGTVAAVSAVMPAMSFAGGSKPISPNKMDYNTAVNTITGGKTPKPSKKVKLKVPEIAENGAVVPVTVTVDSPMTESNYVKAIHILTGKNSNARTIDVYLTPANGKAMFSTRIKLGGTQKVTALVELSNGEFLTASQSVKVTIGGCG from the coding sequence ATGCAAAGAAGAGATTTTTTCAAAAAACTAGGAACAGTAGCTGCGGTATCAGCTGTTATGCCAGCGATGAGTTTTGCCGGTGGTTCGAAACCTATAAGTCCAAATAAAATGGATTATAATACTGCTGTAAACACGATAACAGGTGGGAAAACCCCTAAACCTTCAAAAAAAGTAAAATTAAAAGTTCCGGAAATTGCGGAAAACGGTGCAGTTGTTCCTGTAACAGTTACAGTTGATTCTCCAATGACTGAGAGTAACTATGTAAAAGCTATTCATATTTTAACAGGAAAAAATTCAAATGCTCGTACAATTGATGTTTATTTGACTCCTGCTAACGGCAAAGCAATGTTTTCAACACGTATTAAACTTGGTGGTACGCAAAAAGTAACTGCTTTGGTAGAGTTGAGCAATGGAGAGTTTTTAACAGCTTCTCAAAGTGTTAAAGTAACTATTGGTGGTTGTGGTTGA
- the soxZ gene encoding thiosulfate oxidation carrier complex protein SoxZ → MQKRKSLIKIKPKRYKNGEIVKVSFMVMHPMHTGMAKDKKTKKIIPAKYINSVKFIYNGKEITSMKVWESLSVNPVFTTYMKINGKGKLTVKYTDNTGEAHEKTKKIKPKG, encoded by the coding sequence ATGCAAAAAAGAAAGTCACTGATTAAAATCAAGCCAAAAAGATATAAAAACGGCGAGATAGTCAAAGTTAGTTTTATGGTTATGCACCCAATGCATACTGGTATGGCTAAAGATAAAAAAACGAAAAAAATTATTCCGGCAAAATATATAAACAGTGTAAAGTTTATTTATAACGGAAAAGAAATTACAAGTATGAAAGTCTGGGAGTCATTATCTGTAAACCCTGTATTTACTACATACATGAAAATTAACGGCAAAGGGAAACTGACTGTTAAATATACGGATAATACTGGCGAAGCGCACGAAAAAACCAAAAAGATTAAACCAAAAGGATAA